Proteins encoded by one window of Rhodobium gokarnense:
- the argE gene encoding acetylornithine deacetylase: MTLIDDTRDILRDLIAFPTVSADSNLELIAYAADHLGALGARTSVILDETGHKANLIASLGPEEDGGIALSGHSDVVPVADQDWSSDPFELREENGRLYGRGTCDMKGFIAASLAVAPLFAERPLSRPLHFIFTYDEEVGCLGARHLVDEMGRMDTKPSVVIIGEPTEMRIVEGHKGCCEYTTTFTGLEGHGSMPDHGVNAVEYAVRYVAKLMELREDMKCWAPAGSRFDPPWTSLQVGRIAGGVAHNVIPGLCTVDWEMRPVRAEDRVRLRAAIDAYVSDTLLPDMRAVSPEADILTHVIGEVVGLEPADDNEALRIVSELTGSNEADVIAFGTEAGLFQELGMSAVVCGPGSVEQAHKPDEFVTLDQLESCLAMLRGLEERLIA; the protein is encoded by the coding sequence ATGACCCTGATCGACGACACGCGCGACATCCTTCGCGACCTCATCGCCTTTCCGACCGTCTCCGCCGACAGCAATCTGGAGCTCATCGCCTATGCCGCCGACCATCTCGGCGCGCTCGGCGCCCGCACCTCGGTGATCCTCGACGAGACCGGCCACAAGGCCAACCTGATCGCCAGCCTCGGCCCGGAAGAGGACGGCGGCATCGCGCTCTCCGGCCACTCCGACGTGGTCCCCGTCGCCGATCAGGACTGGTCGTCGGACCCGTTCGAATTGCGCGAGGAGAACGGCCGCCTCTATGGCCGCGGCACCTGCGACATGAAGGGGTTCATTGCCGCGTCCCTCGCCGTCGCCCCACTGTTTGCCGAGCGTCCACTCTCCCGCCCGCTCCATTTCATCTTCACCTATGACGAGGAGGTCGGCTGCCTCGGCGCCCGGCATCTGGTCGACGAGATGGGGCGCATGGACACAAAACCATCCGTCGTCATCATCGGCGAGCCGACGGAAATGCGCATCGTCGAGGGCCACAAGGGCTGCTGCGAATACACCACCACCTTCACCGGGCTGGAAGGCCACGGCTCCATGCCCGACCATGGCGTCAACGCTGTGGAATACGCCGTGCGCTACGTCGCCAAGCTGATGGAACTGCGCGAGGACATGAAGTGCTGGGCGCCCGCCGGCAGCCGCTTCGATCCGCCCTGGACCAGCCTGCAGGTCGGCCGCATCGCCGGCGGCGTCGCCCACAACGTCATTCCCGGCCTTTGCACGGTCGACTGGGAGATGCGGCCGGTGCGCGCCGAGGACCGCGTCCGTCTGCGCGCCGCCATCGACGCCTATGTCAGCGACACCCTGTTGCCGGACATGCGCGCCGTCTCGCCGGAGGCCGACATCCTCACCCACGTCATCGGCGAGGTTGTCGGCCTGGAGCCCGCAGACGACAACGAGGCGCTGCGCATCGTCTCCGAACTGACCGGGTCGAACGAGGCCGACGTCATCGCCTTCGGCACGGAAGCCGGCCTCTTCCAGGAGCTCGGCATGTCCGCCGTCGTCTGCGGCCCGGGTTCGGTAGAGCAGGCCCACAAGCCCGACGAATTCGTCACCCTCGATCAGCTCGAAAGCTGCCTTGCCATGCTAAGAGGACTGGAAGAAAGGCTGATCGCGTAA
- a CDS encoding M24 family metallopeptidase: MYANPFSDQELEARLKRLRARMAERDIDLALLSTPENIFYLTGLDHWGYFAPHLLIVPLEGDMTLVTRAMERVTVEHQVRNALFEGHSDSETAADMAVRHLRARSTAKTRQQQALVETEQVIDALPGFTRRIGVETWSSGHSYGFGAALRENVEHAVWTDITGMADELRLVKSPEEQEIMRRAAVASDAGTAAAVAAIHDGAAEADVAAECIAAMTRAGGTPPGFGPFIRPEARMAEEHTSWGDGIYRKGERVFLEVAGCVARYNAPQGRLVNIGSIPDEDAEMAEVSKEAFDAILAALKPGVRARDVYDAWQKVVDDAGMPHYRRHHCGYLVGIGFPPSWTGGNKVTGLRHDSDLEIQEGMTFHAMSWFTETGRGNFFVSNTVLLGPNGAEVLTKTPAGPTVV; the protein is encoded by the coding sequence ATGTACGCAAACCCGTTTTCTGATCAGGAACTGGAGGCTCGGCTGAAGCGCCTTCGCGCCAGGATGGCCGAGCGCGACATCGACCTTGCCCTCCTGTCGACGCCTGAGAACATCTTCTATCTCACCGGCCTCGACCATTGGGGCTATTTCGCGCCGCACCTCCTGATCGTTCCCCTTGAGGGCGACATGACGCTGGTGACGCGGGCCATGGAGCGGGTGACCGTCGAGCACCAGGTGCGCAATGCCCTCTTCGAAGGCCACAGCGACAGCGAGACGGCGGCCGACATGGCGGTCCGGCACCTGCGCGCCCGCTCCACCGCCAAGACGCGGCAGCAGCAGGCCTTGGTCGAGACCGAGCAGGTGATCGACGCGCTGCCGGGCTTTACCCGCAGGATCGGTGTGGAGACCTGGTCGTCGGGACACTCCTACGGCTTCGGCGCGGCGCTCCGGGAAAATGTCGAGCACGCCGTATGGACCGACATCACCGGCATGGCCGACGAGCTGCGCCTCGTGAAGTCACCCGAAGAGCAGGAGATCATGCGCCGGGCGGCCGTCGCCTCGGACGCCGGTACGGCCGCTGCCGTTGCCGCCATCCATGACGGCGCAGCCGAGGCGGACGTGGCGGCGGAGTGCATCGCCGCGATGACTCGCGCGGGCGGTACGCCGCCGGGCTTCGGCCCGTTCATCCGGCCGGAGGCGCGGATGGCCGAGGAGCACACTTCCTGGGGTGACGGCATCTATCGCAAGGGCGAGCGCGTGTTCCTGGAAGTCGCCGGCTGCGTTGCCCGCTACAACGCGCCCCAGGGCCGGCTCGTCAATATCGGCAGCATTCCGGATGAGGACGCCGAGATGGCCGAGGTCTCCAAGGAGGCGTTCGATGCGATCCTGGCGGCCTTGAAGCCGGGCGTTCGCGCCCGCGACGTCTACGACGCATGGCAAAAGGTCGTCGACGATGCCGGCATGCCCCACTACCGGCGCCACCATTGCGGTTACCTCGTCGGCATCGGCTTTCCGCCGTCCTGGACCGGCGGCAACAAGGTCACCGGTCTCCGGCACGATTCCGATCTGGAAATTCAGGAAGGCATGACCTTCCACGCCATGTCCTGGTTCACGGAAACCGGCCGCGGCAATTTCTTCGTTTCGAACACGGTGCTGCTCGGGCCGAACGGCGCGGAGGTGCTGACGAAGACGCCGGCCGGGCCGACGGTGGTTTGA
- a CDS encoding M24 family metallopeptidase, with product MPASQLPFSSSEYQRRLNKVRSAMAAADIDVLFVEDPSNMAWLTGYDGWSFYVHQGVLVFHDEDPVWWGRNQDANGAVRTCWMTDDRVARYPDHYVQSVHCHPMETLAALIRERGYATKRLGLELENYYFSAKAYLVLQSELPDADLVDATALVNWQRAVKSDEEIVFMRRAARISERIVDGILERIEPGMKKNDMVAQIHADAVRGMDDGTGDLWGDYPAIVPLLPSGSDAAAPHLTWDGRTFETGTATFFEIAGCYRRYHAPFCRTVFLGTPPQYMKDAEAALVEGLSAGLEAARPGNTAADIARALGAPLARAGIDRAARAGYPIGLSYPPDWGERTISIRVEDDTVLEPGMTFHFMPGLWMNDWGLEITESILIRPDGPAECLCNRPRELFVKN from the coding sequence ATGCCGGCCTCCCAGCTCCCCTTCTCGTCATCCGAATACCAGCGGCGCCTCAACAAGGTGCGCAGCGCCATGGCCGCCGCCGACATCGACGTCCTGTTCGTCGAGGACCCCTCCAACATGGCCTGGCTGACCGGCTATGACGGCTGGTCCTTCTACGTCCACCAGGGCGTCCTGGTGTTCCATGACGAGGACCCGGTCTGGTGGGGCCGCAACCAGGACGCCAACGGTGCGGTCCGCACCTGCTGGATGACGGACGACCGGGTCGCGCGCTATCCCGACCACTACGTCCAGTCGGTGCATTGCCACCCGATGGAGACCCTTGCCGCGCTCATCCGCGAGCGCGGCTATGCGACCAAGCGCCTCGGCCTTGAGCTTGAGAACTATTACTTTTCGGCCAAGGCTTACCTGGTGCTGCAATCGGAACTGCCGGATGCCGACCTCGTCGACGCCACCGCCCTCGTCAACTGGCAACGCGCTGTGAAGTCCGACGAAGAGATCGTCTTCATGCGCCGCGCCGCGCGCATTTCGGAGCGCATCGTCGACGGCATCCTGGAGCGCATCGAGCCGGGCATGAAGAAGAACGACATGGTCGCGCAGATCCACGCCGACGCCGTGCGCGGCATGGACGACGGCACCGGCGACCTGTGGGGCGACTACCCGGCCATCGTGCCGCTGCTGCCGAGCGGGTCGGACGCCGCGGCGCCGCACCTGACCTGGGACGGCCGCACCTTCGAGACCGGCACCGCCACCTTCTTCGAGATCGCCGGCTGCTACCGGCGCTACCACGCCCCGTTCTGCCGCACGGTCTTCCTCGGCACCCCGCCGCAATACATGAAAGACGCCGAAGCTGCCCTCGTCGAGGGCCTCAGCGCAGGCCTTGAGGCCGCCCGGCCCGGCAACACCGCCGCCGACATCGCCCGCGCCCTCGGCGCCCCGCTCGCCCGCGCCGGCATCGACCGCGCCGCCCGCGCCGGCTACCCGATCGGCCTCTCCTACCCGCCCGACTGGGGCGAGCGCACCATTTCCATCCGCGTCGAGGACGACACCGTGCTGGAGCCGGGCATGACCTTCCACTTCATGCCGGGCCTGTGGATGAACGACTGGGGGCTGGAAATCACCGAAAGCATCCTGATCAGGCCGGACGGCCCGGCCGAGTGCCTCTGCAACCGGCCGCGCGAGCTCTTCGTGAAGAACTGA
- the ehuB gene encoding ectoine/hydroxyectoine ABC transporter substrate-binding protein EhuB has protein sequence MKSIFLKGIAAASMAVAAFATVPAKAGPLMDRIEAGETIRLGFANEIPWAYPGENNKPLGFANAFTIGVLKTMGYENIEPVVTEWGGLIPGLKANRFDVITGGMYILKSRCENIAFSDPMGKFGDAFIVPKGNPKGISNYQDIKEKDAVFVTGAGYNSIEAAKKEGVPDANVMAVPGPTEILAAVRAGRADAGGVTYFTALNLAKEADDIEVTDPSALPDWTLNWVGIGFRDADKDFLEKFNEAEAKYLGSEQMMKDVAEYGYTESQLPGDKTTEWVCNNR, from the coding sequence ATGAAGAGCATCTTCCTGAAAGGTATCGCCGCAGCATCCATGGCCGTCGCCGCCTTCGCGACCGTACCGGCCAAGGCCGGTCCGCTGATGGACCGGATCGAGGCCGGCGAGACGATCCGTCTCGGTTTCGCCAACGAGATTCCCTGGGCCTATCCGGGCGAGAACAACAAGCCGCTGGGCTTCGCCAACGCCTTCACCATCGGTGTCCTGAAGACCATGGGCTATGAGAACATCGAGCCGGTCGTCACCGAATGGGGCGGCCTGATCCCGGGCCTGAAGGCCAACCGCTTCGACGTCATCACCGGCGGCATGTACATCCTGAAGAGCCGCTGCGAGAACATCGCGTTCTCCGATCCGATGGGCAAGTTCGGCGATGCCTTCATCGTGCCGAAGGGCAATCCGAAGGGCATCAGCAACTACCAGGACATCAAGGAGAAGGACGCCGTCTTCGTCACCGGCGCCGGCTACAACTCCATCGAGGCCGCCAAGAAGGAAGGCGTTCCGGATGCCAACGTCATGGCCGTTCCGGGGCCGACCGAGATCCTCGCCGCGGTCCGCGCGGGCCGGGCCGATGCCGGCGGCGTCACCTACTTCACGGCGCTGAACCTTGCCAAGGAAGCCGACGACATCGAGGTCACCGATCCGTCCGCTCTGCCGGACTGGACCCTCAACTGGGTCGGCATCGGCTTCCGCGACGCCGACAAGGACTTCCTTGAGAAGTTCAACGAGGCCGAGGCCAAATATCTCGGCTCGGAGCAGATGATGAAGGACGTGGCCGAGTACGGCTACACGGAGTCCCAGCTTCCGGGCGACAAGACCACAGAGTGGGTCTGCAACAACCGCTGA
- the ehuC gene encoding ectoine/hydroxyectoine ABC transporter permease subunit EhuC — protein MSYFEYLAEYGPRFVDGTIITALQTILAAVLAIVIAFVAGLMRMSKNPLIRGFATVYIEIFRGTSLLVQLYWIFFVLPLFGITLEKFTAGFVAVGMNLGAYGAELVRGGILSVPRGQWEAALALNMSPTKRMVRIIFPQALLNMLPPWGNLLIELLKGTALVSLISVSDLMFEAKQINSTTFLSIQAFGTALIIYYVMARFAITPFMRWLERFMARKLGRA, from the coding sequence ATGAGCTATTTCGAGTATCTCGCAGAATACGGTCCGCGCTTCGTCGACGGCACCATCATCACCGCGCTGCAGACGATCCTCGCCGCCGTGCTGGCGATCGTCATCGCCTTCGTCGCCGGGCTGATGCGGATGTCGAAGAATCCGCTCATCCGCGGTTTCGCCACCGTCTATATCGAGATCTTCCGCGGCACGTCGCTCTTGGTCCAGCTTTACTGGATCTTCTTCGTGCTGCCGCTGTTCGGCATCACGCTTGAGAAATTCACCGCCGGCTTCGTCGCCGTCGGCATGAATCTCGGGGCTTACGGCGCGGAGCTGGTGCGCGGCGGCATCCTGTCGGTTCCGCGCGGACAGTGGGAAGCGGCGCTCGCCCTCAACATGTCGCCGACCAAGCGGATGGTGCGGATTATCTTCCCGCAGGCCCTGCTCAACATGCTGCCGCCCTGGGGCAACCTCCTGATCGAGCTTTTGAAGGGAACGGCGCTGGTCTCGCTGATCTCGGTCTCCGACCTGATGTTCGAGGCCAAGCAGATCAACAGCACCACGTTCCTGTCCATCCAGGCCTTCGGGACGGCGCTCATCATCTATTACGTGATGGCCCGGTTCGCGATCACGCCGTTCATGCGCTGGCTGGAGCGGTTCATGGCGCGCAAGCTGGGGAGGGCCTGA
- a CDS encoding carbon-nitrogen hydrolase family protein, protein MRIGVYQCAAGGRSQEERLTCLAEALGDEGPDIVVCPELFSSGYNIGDDLIRLAEPVEGPFFDEVAKLAGKTGSLIVYGYPEKLDGELYNAAAAVSPEGVLIANHRKQANSPNSFETAYFTTGKRPTAFTYRGVRVALLICYEVEFPETVRAAAEAGAQLVLAPTALVDSWEVVATKMIPTRAFENGIYLAYANHGGTENGFCYYGGSRIVAPDGTEPAVAGSGEELIVAEFDAERVRAAQERLPYLKDVSGLELSASRKHEAANVRKPVF, encoded by the coding sequence ATGAGGATCGGCGTCTACCAATGCGCGGCGGGCGGGCGCTCCCAGGAGGAGCGGCTGACATGCCTTGCCGAGGCGCTCGGCGATGAAGGTCCCGACATCGTCGTCTGCCCGGAGCTTTTTTCGTCCGGCTACAATATCGGCGACGACCTCATCCGGCTCGCCGAGCCGGTCGAGGGGCCATTCTTCGACGAGGTGGCCAAGCTTGCTGGCAAAACCGGCTCGCTGATCGTCTATGGCTACCCGGAAAAGCTGGACGGCGAGCTCTACAACGCGGCCGCCGCCGTCTCGCCGGAGGGTGTGCTCATCGCCAACCATCGCAAGCAGGCGAACTCCCCAAACAGTTTTGAGACGGCTTATTTCACCACCGGCAAGCGGCCGACGGCCTTCACCTATAGAGGCGTCCGGGTGGCGCTTCTCATCTGCTACGAGGTCGAATTTCCCGAGACCGTCCGCGCCGCGGCTGAGGCCGGCGCCCAACTGGTGCTGGCGCCGACGGCGCTGGTCGATAGCTGGGAGGTGGTGGCGACGAAGATGATCCCGACCCGGGCGTTCGAGAACGGCATCTACCTCGCCTACGCCAATCACGGCGGCACGGAGAACGGCTTTTGCTACTACGGCGGCAGCCGCATCGTCGCGCCGGACGGCACGGAGCCGGCCGTTGCCGGCAGCGGCGAGGAGCTGATCGTCGCCGAGTTCGATGCCGAGCGGGTCAGGGCCGCCCAGGAGCGGCTCCCGTATCTGAAGGACGTTTCCGGGCTGGAGCTTTCCGCTTCCCGCAAACACGAGGCCGCCAATGTACGCAAACCCGTTTTCTGA
- a CDS encoding cyclodeaminase — translation MARDILVVTEAELREAVKLDLTAIDVVEKAFAALASGSVVMPPILSMAIPEANGEVDVKTAYIPGFDGFAIKVSPGFFDNPSLGLPSLNGLMILFSARTGLVEALFLDNGYLTDVRTAAAGAVAARHMAPEEVTTAGVLGTGVQARLQIKAARLVRPFSRVLVWGRDPVKAADCAADIAADLGIEVLGVDDPAKLVADSQLVVTTTPAKEPILSADWLHPGLHITAMGSDQGEKNEIDPRALIAADAYICDRVSQCEALGELRSAITAGLWTGPMPAELGAVVTGEVIARKSPSDVTICDLTGTGAQDTAIATHARAVALTSSIGTAISA, via the coding sequence ATGGCGCGTGACATCCTCGTCGTCACCGAGGCGGAACTGAGGGAGGCGGTTAAGCTCGACCTAACCGCCATCGACGTGGTCGAGAAAGCGTTCGCGGCGCTCGCCAGCGGCTCCGTCGTGATGCCGCCGATCCTTTCCATGGCGATCCCGGAGGCGAATGGCGAGGTCGACGTCAAGACCGCCTATATTCCCGGCTTCGACGGTTTCGCGATCAAGGTCAGCCCCGGCTTCTTCGACAACCCGTCCCTCGGGCTGCCGAGCCTCAACGGGCTGATGATCCTGTTCTCGGCCAGGACCGGGCTCGTCGAGGCGCTGTTCCTCGACAATGGCTATCTGACGGATGTGCGTACGGCCGCGGCCGGCGCCGTGGCCGCACGGCATATGGCGCCGGAAGAGGTGACGACGGCCGGCGTTCTCGGCACGGGCGTTCAGGCGCGGCTGCAGATCAAGGCGGCGCGGCTGGTGCGGCCGTTCAGCCGCGTGCTGGTCTGGGGCCGCGATCCCGTCAAGGCGGCGGACTGCGCGGCGGACATCGCCGCCGATCTCGGCATTGAGGTTCTTGGCGTCGACGATCCGGCCAAGCTCGTTGCGGACAGCCAGCTCGTCGTCACGACGACGCCGGCGAAGGAGCCGATCCTGTCCGCCGACTGGCTGCATCCCGGCCTTCACATCACCGCCATGGGCTCCGACCAGGGCGAGAAGAACGAGATCGACCCGAGGGCGCTCATTGCCGCCGACGCCTATATCTGCGACCGGGTCAGCCAGTGCGAGGCGCTCGGCGAATTGCGGTCCGCGATTACCGCCGGGCTCTGGACCGGTCCAATGCCGGCCGAACTCGGCGCGGTCGTTACCGGCGAGGTAATCGCGCGCAAAAGTCCCTCGGACGTCACCATCTGCGATCTCACCGGCACCGGTGCGCAGGATACGGCGATCGCCACGCATGCCCGGGCGGTCGCGTTAACGTCTTCCATCGGCACGGCGATATCGGCATGA
- the eutB gene encoding hydroxyectoine utilization dehydratase EutB, protein MSVSLADILAARKRISGTVIRTPLVPSPHLSGLCGHDFLLKLENTQPIGAFKLRGAVNAVFSLPGDVAGVTCCSTGNHGRGVAYAARARGLRAVICMSSLVPQTKVDGIRALGAEVRIVGASQDDALEESLRLCAEEGLTEISPFDDPLVIAGQGTIGLELMEDRPDLDMVLVPLSGGGLAGGIALAVKAANPKARVIGISMDRGAAMHASIKAGHPVEVEEVESLADSLGGGIGLQNRLSFALCRDLLDEVVLVTEEEIYRAMQTLYYEDRLVAEGACVVGIAALQAGKLPKPEGPAATVITGRNVDMQVFTQVITGADVMLGDLTIKGMPYGA, encoded by the coding sequence ATGAGCGTCAGCCTTGCGGACATCCTCGCCGCAAGAAAGAGGATCTCCGGAACCGTCATCCGCACGCCGCTGGTTCCCTCGCCGCATCTTTCCGGCCTTTGCGGCCACGACTTCCTCCTCAAGCTGGAAAACACCCAGCCGATCGGTGCCTTCAAGCTGCGCGGCGCGGTCAATGCCGTCTTCTCGCTGCCGGGCGACGTTGCCGGTGTCACCTGCTGCTCCACCGGCAATCATGGCCGCGGTGTTGCCTATGCGGCGCGGGCGCGGGGGCTAAGAGCCGTCATCTGCATGTCTTCGCTGGTGCCGCAAACGAAGGTCGATGGCATCCGGGCGCTCGGCGCGGAGGTGCGCATCGTCGGTGCGAGCCAGGACGATGCCTTGGAGGAAAGCCTTCGGCTCTGCGCCGAGGAGGGGCTGACGGAGATCTCGCCCTTCGACGATCCGCTGGTGATCGCCGGCCAGGGCACCATCGGGCTGGAACTGATGGAGGACCGGCCGGATCTTGACATGGTGCTGGTGCCGCTCTCCGGCGGCGGGCTTGCCGGCGGCATCGCGCTGGCGGTGAAGGCCGCCAATCCGAAGGCGCGCGTGATCGGGATATCCATGGACCGGGGCGCGGCAATGCATGCGTCCATCAAGGCCGGCCACCCGGTGGAGGTCGAAGAGGTGGAGAGCCTTGCCGATTCCCTCGGCGGCGGCATCGGGCTTCAGAACCGGCTGTCATTTGCGCTCTGCCGCGACCTCCTCGACGAGGTGGTGCTGGTCACGGAAGAGGAAATCTACCGGGCCATGCAGACGCTCTATTACGAGGACCGGCTGGTGGCGGAGGGCGCCTGCGTCGTCGGCATCGCCGCGCTTCAGGCCGGCAAGCTGCCGAAGCCGGAAGGACCGGCCGCCACCGTGATTACCGGACGGAATGTCGACATGCAGGTCTTCACGCAAGTGATCACTGGGGCGGACGTGATGCTCGGCGATCTCACCATCAAGGGGATGCCCTATGGCGCGTGA
- the ehuA gene encoding ectoine/hydroxyectoine ABC transporter ATP-binding protein EhuA, which produces MSEDMSAYPLRLEGDDVPMVRFMNVTKSYGALVVLDSLDLDVAAGEMVSVIGPSGSGKTTVLRMLMTLETINGGVIYVDGKPLTHMEKGGVLVPASEKYLRKMRADIGMCFQHFNLFPHMTALENCMEAPVHVLGLSKKEARERSLELLQMVGLEDKVDQHPSRLSGGQQQRVAIARALAMRPKVMLFDEVTSALDPEVIGEVTNVIRELVDKHNLTMLMVTHQMGFAKEISDRVCFFFGGKIEEQGSPDELFGNPQKERTQQFLSAVMEAG; this is translated from the coding sequence ATGTCAGAAGACATGTCCGCCTATCCCCTCCGGCTGGAAGGGGACGATGTCCCGATGGTCCGGTTCATGAACGTCACCAAGAGCTACGGGGCGCTGGTCGTGCTCGATTCGCTCGACCTCGACGTCGCCGCCGGCGAAATGGTCTCCGTCATCGGCCCGTCCGGCTCCGGCAAGACGACGGTGCTGCGCATGCTGATGACGCTGGAGACGATCAATGGCGGCGTCATCTATGTGGACGGCAAGCCGCTCACCCACATGGAAAAGGGCGGCGTGCTGGTGCCGGCCTCGGAGAAATATCTGCGCAAGATGCGCGCCGACATCGGCATGTGCTTCCAGCACTTCAACCTGTTCCCGCACATGACGGCGCTGGAAAACTGCATGGAGGCGCCGGTCCACGTGCTCGGGCTTTCCAAGAAGGAGGCGCGCGAGCGCTCGCTGGAACTCCTTCAGATGGTGGGGCTGGAAGACAAGGTCGACCAGCACCCGTCGCGGCTTTCCGGCGGCCAGCAGCAGCGCGTGGCGATCGCCCGGGCGCTGGCCATGCGGCCGAAGGTGATGCTGTTCGACGAGGTGACCTCTGCGCTCGACCCGGAGGTCATCGGCGAGGTGACAAACGTCATCCGCGAACTGGTCGACAAGCATAACCTGACGATGCTGATGGTGACCCACCAGATGGGGTTTGCGAAGGAAATCTCCGACCGGGTTTGCTTCTTCTTCGGCGGTAAGATCGAGGAGCAGGGCAGCCCCGACGAGCTATTCGGCAATCCGCAGAAGGAACGCACCCAGCAATTCCTCTCCGCGGTCATGGAGGCGGGATGA
- a CDS encoding GntR family transcriptional regulator translates to MTNEDDHDRVTDDIAPGVPARESAPADVPPEIRPAGGARERFERLHIELRNRICLLDYPPGTRLREADLAREFGISRTPLRRVLGWLEAEGLLRSVQSVGTLVTDVDVEELQQVYQLRMELAEMVGHLSPVSPSAETVQLFRDLKARSCALVDDPRPRAFAEINMDFFHALMRLTASEPLREISERLYYQTSRIWLRSISQMDLVEEVEIFAREVADICAAVEIGDLSAAGHIRRSHISMSFTRVRRQKVARERNAG, encoded by the coding sequence ATGACGAACGAGGACGACCACGACCGGGTCACAGACGACATCGCGCCGGGCGTGCCGGCAAGAGAGTCGGCTCCCGCCGACGTGCCGCCGGAGATCCGACCCGCCGGCGGCGCCCGCGAGCGCTTCGAGCGGCTCCACATCGAACTGCGCAACCGCATCTGCCTGCTCGACTATCCGCCCGGCACCAGGCTGCGCGAGGCGGACCTTGCGCGGGAGTTCGGCATCAGCCGCACGCCGCTGCGCCGTGTGCTCGGCTGGCTGGAGGCGGAAGGCCTCCTACGGTCGGTGCAGAGCGTCGGCACCCTCGTCACCGATGTCGACGTGGAGGAATTGCAGCAGGTCTACCAGTTGCGCATGGAGCTGGCCGAAATGGTCGGCCACCTCTCGCCGGTGTCGCCGAGCGCGGAGACCGTACAATTGTTCCGCGACCTGAAGGCCCGGAGCTGCGCCCTCGTCGACGATCCGAGGCCCCGCGCGTTTGCCGAAATCAACATGGATTTCTTCCATGCCCTGATGCGGCTGACGGCGAGCGAGCCGTTGCGGGAAATTTCCGAACGCCTCTACTACCAGACCTCCCGCATCTGGCTGCGCTCCATCTCGCAGATGGACCTCGTCGAAGAAGTCGAGATCTTCGCCCGCGAAGTCGCCGACATCTGCGCGGCCGTCGAGATCGGCGACCTCTCCGCCGCCGGCCACATCCGCCGCTCGCATATTTCCATGAGTTTTACGAGGGTAAGGCGACAGAAGGTGGCGCGGGAGAGAAACGCGGGGTAG
- the ehuD gene encoding ectoine/hydroxyectoine ABC transporter permease subunit EhuD, whose amino-acid sequence MGFDWRWDFTFEILPRLLLATLNTLLAAGLGYAIAVVLGLALALAQRTPSRVLTRGVREVVEFIRSTPLVLQIFFVYYVGPQFGIRLSPWTSGMIAIGLHYASYLSEVYRGGLESVPKGQWEAARALNFSTARTYFRIIIPQALPPSLAGMGNYLVGIFKDTPMLSVIGVAELMHTANAIGSESYRFLEPYTLVGVIFLLISLPTAALIRVFEAWVRKKLGLI is encoded by the coding sequence ATGGGTTTCGACTGGCGCTGGGACTTCACCTTCGAGATCCTGCCGCGGCTCTTGCTGGCGACCCTCAACACGCTGCTCGCCGCCGGCCTCGGCTATGCCATAGCGGTCGTCCTCGGGCTCGCGCTGGCGCTCGCCCAGCGCACGCCCTCCAGGGTGCTGACCCGCGGCGTGCGCGAGGTGGTGGAGTTCATCCGCTCCACGCCGCTCGTGCTGCAGATCTTCTTCGTCTATTACGTCGGCCCGCAATTCGGCATCCGGCTGTCGCCCTGGACGAGCGGCATGATCGCCATCGGCCTGCACTACGCGTCCTATCTCTCCGAGGTCTATCGCGGCGGGCTGGAGAGCGTGCCGAAGGGCCAGTGGGAGGCGGCGCGGGCGCTCAATTTCAGCACCGCGCGAACCTATTTCCGCATCATCATTCCGCAGGCACTGCCGCCCTCGCTCGCCGGCATGGGCAATTACCTCGTCGGCATCTTCAAGGACACGCCGATGCTGTCCGTCATCGGCGTTGCGGAACTCATGCATACGGCCAACGCCATCGGCTCAGAGAGCTACCGCTTCCTGGAGCCCTACACGCTGGTCGGCGTCATCTTCCTCCTCATCTCGCTGCCAACCGCTGCCCTGATCCGGGTCTTTGAGGCCTGGGTGCGCAAGAAACTCGGGTTGATCTGA